The Sphingomonas carotinifaciens genomic sequence CCGCCCCCTGTTGATCGCCGCGCTGGTCGCGTCGCCCCTGCCGGCTTTCGCACAGACCCAGGCCGCAGCGGCCGATCAGCAGGCCGAGACCGGCCAGCCGCCCAAGCGCGTGCGCAGCGTGACCCTGACCGGCGACCAGAAATGCCCGCAAAGCACCGCCGACGAGGTGGTGGTGTGCGGGCGCGACGACGAGCCGTTCCGTATTCCGAAGGGTTTGCGCGACGATCGCCCGATCGCGGCGCAGAACCAGAGTTGGGTGAACCGTGCCGCGGTCGCGGACCGGATCGGGCGGACGGCGGCGGGCCTGCCCGACACCTGCTCGCCGGTGGGGTCGGGCGGGCAGACGGGTTGCTCGCTGACCTGGAACCGCGAATTCGCCGCACAGCGCCGGGCCGATGCGGCAGCCGAGCGGGCGGTGCCGGGCGGCGAGGAGTAAGCCGCCCCTACTGCCCGAAACCGCTTTCCGCCGCGCGGGCGACCGCCTCGCGGGCGGCGGCAAGGATGGCGCCGGCCTTGGCCTCGCACTCGCGCTGTTCATAGGCGGGGTCGGAGTCGGCGACGATGCCCGCGCCGGCCTGGACGTGGATCATGCCGTCCTTCACCACCGCGGTGCGCAGCACGATGCAGCTGTCCATCGATCCGTCGGGCGAAAAATAGCCGACGCCGCCGGCATAGGCACCGCGGCGTTCGGGTTCGAGCTCGGCAATGATCTGGCAGGCGCGGACCTTTGGCGCACCGCTGACCGTGCCGGCGGGGAAGCCGGCGAACAGCGCGTCGAGCGCATCCTTTTCGGGTGCCAGCGTGCCGACCACGTTCGACACGATGTGCATCACATGGCTGTAGAGTTCGACCGTGTAGCTGTCCGTCACGCGCACGCTGCCCGGTGCGGAGGCGCGGCCGGTATCGTTGCGGCCGAGATCGAGCAGCATCAGATGTTCGGCCCGTTCCTTCGGATCGGCGAGCAGGCTGGTGCGGTTCGCCTCGTCCTCCGCGGCGGTCCTGCCGCGCGGGCGGGTGCCGGCGATGGGGCGGATGGTGACGTCGCCGTCGCGGACGCGCACGAGGATCTCGGGGCTGGAGCCGATCAGCGAAAAACCGGGTAGATCAAGATGATAGAGGAAGGGGGAGGGGTTGATGCGGCGCAGGCTGCGGTAGAGTTCGAAGGGGGGGAGCGCAAACGGCGTCTCGAACCGCTGGGCCAGCACGACCTGAAAGATGTCGCCGGCGACGATATAGTCCTTCGCGCGGGCGACCATTTCCCCGTAGCGGCCGGGGGCGAGCGCGGGGGTGTAGGCGGGCTCGTCGAGATCGGCGCGAACGGGCGCCGGCAGCGGCGTGGCGGCAAGGCGCGCGGCGACCGCATCGAGGCGGCTCTCCGCATCGGCGACGATGGCGGCGGCGTCGCGGGTGGCGTCGGGCCAGGCCGGGGCGACGAGGAACAGCGCGTCGGCGAGACGGTCGAAGACGAGGATGACGGTGGGGCGGACGAAGATCATGTCCGGCAGGCCGAGCGGGTCGCTCGCCGGCTGAGGCAGATCCTCCACCAACCCCACGGTTTCATAGCCGAAATAGCCGACAAGGCAGGCCAGCGCGCGGGGCAGCCCCTCCGGCACGTCGGCGCGGCATTCGGCGACCAGCGTGCGGAGCGCCGCCAGCGTATCCTGCGCGCAATCCGCGAACGCGTCGCGGTCGGTCGCCCAGTGGCGGTTGATCGCGGCGGCCTTCCCATGCGCGCGGAAGACGAGATCGGGGGCAAGGCCGATCAGGCTGTGGCGGCCGCGGGTCGCGCCGCCCTCCACCGATTCGAGCAGGAAATCGCCGCGGCCGGGCTCGATCAGCTTCAGGGCGGCGGCGACCGGCGTCTCGGTATCCGCGACCTGCCGGCGCCAGATCAGCGCCGGCCGGCCGGAGGCGAGCGCGGAGACGGGATCAGTTATTGGAGCTGCTCCCGTTCACCAGCTCGTTGCGCACCGCCGCGACGTTGCCGGTATCGATCTTCACGCCGACATTCCTGCTGACCGCGCGGACAAACTGTTCAACATATTCGCGGCCCTGAAGACGGCCGATGTCGGCGCGGGCGGCGCGGACGGCGTCCGGGGTGTTCGAGGCGTCGCCACGGTCGATCCGGTCCAGCTTGATGACGTACCAGCCGTCGCCGCCGGGCGATTGCAGCGTCTTAGTGGTGCCCTGCTTCATGCTGAACAACAGCGCGAGGGGCGCGGCGGCCGGCGTCTGCTGCGCCGCGGCCAGCTGCGCACGCGCGGCGGCGATCGGGCGGATGGCGGGAAGCGACAGCCCGGTCTGGCCGAGTGCGGCACCAAGCGCTGCACCCTTGTTGACGCGGGCCAGCACGTCGTTCGCCACCTTGCGGGCCGCGGCGCGGGCGCGATCGGCCTTGAGGTCGGCGATGACGGCGTTCTGCACCTGCATCAGCGGGCGGGGGGCGGAGGGCACGACCTGACCGACGGCGACGACGGCGAAGCCGCCATCCTGGCCGAGCGGCACCACCTGCGGCGCATCGCCATCCTCGGCGGTGAAGGCGGCGGTGATCATGGTGCGCTGTTCGGCCGAGGGCTGGAAGGCGGGGGCGTCGGGCGCCTGCCCCTGCGCGGTGACGGCGGGGAGCGCCTGTGCCTGCAGCTTCTGGTCGCCGACGACCTCGTCAAAGGTGGCATTGTCGGCCAGCGCATCCTCGACCTTGTTGCGCAGGTCGGCGAGCGCGGCGGCGGACTTCTGCTTGGTCAGCGTGTCGACGATGTCGGCGCGAACCTGTTGCAGCGTGCGCGCCGGCACCTGGGTGACGGCATCGACGCGCGCGACGACGAAGCCGAGCGTACCGCGCAAGGGGCCGACGACCGCGCCCTGCGACGCAGCAAAGACCGCATCGGCGACCGCGGCGGAGGTGGTCGCGGCATAGGCGGCCTTGTCGACGCCTTCCTGCGTGGAGGGCTCCAGCCCGGCGGCCTGTGCGGCGGCGGCAAGCGCGGTGCCGCCCTTCACCTTGGCGGCAAGCGCATTCGCACCGGCCTGGTCGGCGACGATGACCTGGGTGACGGTGCGCTTCTCGCTGGCGGCGTAGCTGGACTGGTTGGACCGGAAATAGGCGGCGATCTCGGCATCGGTCGGGGTGACGCGCGCGGCGACCGCCTGCGGCGAAACCACGGCGTAGCGCACCGTGCGACGCTCCGGCAGGGTGTAGCGCGACAGGTTGCGGCCGTAGAAGCTCTGGATCTCCGCGGGCGTGGGCGCGGCACCGGTGCCGACCGCGGTCAGCGGGATGAAGCCGATCTGGCCGGCGCGCTTTTCGAGCAACAGCGAGGCATAAGGGAGCGCCAGTTGCTGCGGCATCTGCGTCGCGCCCTGGGTGGGGGCGATAAGCTGCTGGCCGATCAGTTCGCGGGCGATGTCGGTGCGCACCTGCTGATCGGTCATCTTCCGGTCGGCCAGGATGCGCTGGTAAAGCGTGGGATCGAACTGGCCATTGGGCCCGCGCAGCGCCGGGATCGAGGCGATCTGGCCGTCGACCGCGCGGCGCGAGACGACCATGCCCTGGTCATGGCCGAATTCCTCCAGCGCCATGCCGTTGACGATCCGCTGCAGCGTGCCGTCGAGCCCGCCCTGAGCGATAAAGGTCGCGACATCGAGCGTCGGCTGTTCGCGGCGATACGCCTCCACCTCGGCGTTGACCGCCTGGCGCAGCTCGGCATTGCCGACCTTGGCATCGCCGACCTTGGCGACCTGCGCTCCACCGATGCCGCCCCCCATGCTGGTGACGTTCGACACGTCACCCGCCGCAAAGGCGATCGCGATCACCCCCAGGACGATGAAGGTGACGATGACACCGGCCTTGGAATTGATGATCCGGCGGAAGAAACTGAGCATGGACGACCGATCGGCAGGAGAAAATCGGGTGATGCTTTAAGAGGCGGGCGCGCAAGCATCAAGCTTGTGCCGCAACGCAGACGCGCTATCGGTGTTGAACATGTATAACGATGAAGTGGGAATCCGGGGATGACGCGGCGCAAACTGGTGGCGGGCAACTGGAAGATGAACGGATCGCTGGCCGCGCTCGGCGAGCTGGACGCGATCGCGGCGGCAGCGGATGCGGCGCCGGGGGTCGATGTCGCGGTGGCGGTGCCGGCCACGCTGATCGGGCCGGCGGCGGCGCGCGTACCGGGTCTGGCGATCGGCGCCGAGGACGTGCACGAGCGCGATGCGGGCGCGCATACCGGCTGCATCTCGGCGGCGATGGTGGCGGAGGTGGGCGCCAGCTTCACCATCGTCGGCCATTCCGAGCGGCGGGCCGATCAGGGCGAGACGAGCCAGGATGCGTGGGCCAAGGCGGCGGCGGCGCACCGGCAGGGCCTGAGCGTCATCCTGTGCTGCGGCGAGACGGAGGCCGAGCGCAACGCGGGTCGCGCCGAACGCGTGGTGCAGGCGCAGATCGAGAAGTCGGTGCCCGACAATGCGGACGGCAGCTGGTTCACCCTCGCCTATGAGCCGCGTTGGGCGATCGGGACGGGCCGCACCCCGACGCTGGAGGAGATCGGATCGATCCACGCGATCGCGCGCGCCAAGCTGCGCATGCTGATCGGCGATGCGGCGGACGGGGTGCGCATCCTGTACGGCGGATCGGTGACGGGGGAGAATGCCGCGACGATCCTGGCGGTGGACGATGTGGACGGCGCGCTGGTCGGGGGTGCGAGTTTGACGGCGGCGAAGTTCGTGCCGATCATCGAGGCGGCGGCGGGGGTTTGATTTTTTGGCGGCGCTGCCTGGCGGTAGGTCGCCCTCTCCCCAGCGGGGAGAGGGAGGGGACCCGCGGCTTTCGCCGTGGGGAGGGTGAGGGGGTGCCCAGCAGTGCTGCGCTTCGTGTCGGCCCCTCACCCTCCCACTGCCTGACGGCAGCGGGCCCCTCCAGCATCAGGTCGTTCATGCCCCCGGCATGAACTAAACAGCGCGGGGCGCTGTTTACCTGATGCTCCCCGTGGGGGAGAGAGAATAATCACCCGTACCGCTTCTTCAGCATCGCATACGCCGCACGGAGG encodes the following:
- the trpE gene encoding anthranilate synthase component I; the encoded protein is MTDPVSALASGRPALIWRRQVADTETPVAAALKLIEPGRGDFLLESVEGGATRGRHSLIGLAPDLVFRAHGKAAAINRHWATDRDAFADCAQDTLAALRTLVAECRADVPEGLPRALACLVGYFGYETVGLVEDLPQPASDPLGLPDMIFVRPTVILVFDRLADALFLVAPAWPDATRDAAAIVADAESRLDAVAARLAATPLPAPVRADLDEPAYTPALAPGRYGEMVARAKDYIVAGDIFQVVLAQRFETPFALPPFELYRSLRRINPSPFLYHLDLPGFSLIGSSPEILVRVRDGDVTIRPIAGTRPRGRTAAEDEANRTSLLADPKERAEHLMLLDLGRNDTGRASAPGSVRVTDSYTVELYSHVMHIVSNVVGTLAPEKDALDALFAGFPAGTVSGAPKVRACQIIAELEPERRGAYAGGVGYFSPDGSMDSCIVLRTAVVKDGMIHVQAGAGIVADSDPAYEQRECEAKAGAILAAAREAVARAAESGFGQ
- a CDS encoding peptidylprolyl isomerase — translated: MLSFFRRIINSKAGVIVTFIVLGVIAIAFAAGDVSNVTSMGGGIGGAQVAKVGDAKVGNAELRQAVNAEVEAYRREQPTLDVATFIAQGGLDGTLQRIVNGMALEEFGHDQGMVVSRRAVDGQIASIPALRGPNGQFDPTLYQRILADRKMTDQQVRTDIARELIGQQLIAPTQGATQMPQQLALPYASLLLEKRAGQIGFIPLTAVGTGAAPTPAEIQSFYGRNLSRYTLPERRTVRYAVVSPQAVAARVTPTDAEIAAYFRSNQSSYAASEKRTVTQVIVADQAGANALAAKVKGGTALAAAAQAAGLEPSTQEGVDKAAYAATTSAAVADAVFAASQGAVVGPLRGTLGFVVARVDAVTQVPARTLQQVRADIVDTLTKQKSAAALADLRNKVEDALADNATFDEVVGDQKLQAQALPAVTAQGQAPDAPAFQPSAEQRTMITAAFTAEDGDAPQVVPLGQDGGFAVVAVGQVVPSAPRPLMQVQNAVIADLKADRARAAARKVANDVLARVNKGAALGAALGQTGLSLPAIRPIAAARAQLAAAQQTPAAAPLALLFSMKQGTTKTLQSPGGDGWYVIKLDRIDRGDASNTPDAVRAARADIGRLQGREYVEQFVRAVSRNVGVKIDTGNVAAVRNELVNGSSSNN
- the tpiA gene encoding triose-phosphate isomerase, which codes for MTRRKLVAGNWKMNGSLAALGELDAIAAAADAAPGVDVAVAVPATLIGPAAARVPGLAIGAEDVHERDAGAHTGCISAAMVAEVGASFTIVGHSERRADQGETSQDAWAKAAAAHRQGLSVILCCGETEAERNAGRAERVVQAQIEKSVPDNADGSWFTLAYEPRWAIGTGRTPTLEEIGSIHAIARAKLRMLIGDAADGVRILYGGSVTGENAATILAVDDVDGALVGGASLTAAKFVPIIEAAAGV